The Ammospiza caudacuta isolate bAmmCau1 chromosome 17, bAmmCau1.pri, whole genome shotgun sequence genome has a segment encoding these proteins:
- the LOC131565055 gene encoding COMM domain-containing protein 4-like translates to MLKLKLICIQVFWDLLGQAIEYDKVLKLFSGAQARPPSHLQSGDVKATIAVLGFIISSAAKHSIDNESLSSELQQLGL, encoded by the exons ATGT TGAAGCTTAAGCTGATCTGCATCCAGGTGTtttgggacctgctggggcaggccATCGAG taTGACAAGGTCCTGAAGCTGTTCTCAGGTGCACA AGCTCgccctccttcccatctgcagtCAGGGGATGTGAAGGCAACCATTGCTGTCCTCGGCTTCATCATCTCCAGTGCAGCCAAGCACAGCATAGACAATGAGTCTCTGtcaagtgagctgcagcagctgggactg